A genomic region of Bacteroidota bacterium contains the following coding sequences:
- a CDS encoding glycosyltransferase family 39 protein, whose protein sequence is MTKYSTHLALFILVLLTRIPFLFEGFGAEEDSWGLALSAYNTRGTGTYEVSRFPGHPLQELLYILFFSASPFVFNFFSALFSAIATVIFYEIVKIHKLKYPFLAALTFAFTPIVFISSTYTIDYMWTIAFILLSFLALLKNNYWVSGLFLGFAIACRVTSGAMLIPFLIYTWQNNKTFYLNFFKLSIVCVLVSTLFYLPIYMQYGQQFFDYYDQFPYPSLPKVFYKASFGVWGFLGFILICLSFSVFLIRYLRKLLTIDRLGKASLVVLLLFCISYIRLPQKSGYLITIIPFTLILLNQFLRPRLFITLCISIISSSFILGINITDKLRGSEHSEFALKKSISGQEIYLDPITGPLYADYTKRKNKKKYTESVLAKCKQATQKQAIICGWWYNELVVRNGFSVQCNNGLLLGYANEFKMDSLTAQNYQLYYLPEQNIYNDLLFNIHFTDTIANPF, encoded by the coding sequence ATGACAAAATACAGCACACACTTAGCATTGTTCATTCTAGTTCTATTGACTAGGATACCTTTTTTATTTGAGGGTTTTGGGGCGGAAGAAGATTCTTGGGGATTGGCATTATCTGCGTATAACACACGAGGAACCGGAACATACGAAGTATCAAGATTCCCTGGACATCCGCTTCAAGAGTTACTTTACATACTTTTTTTTTCAGCAAGTCCATTCGTATTTAATTTTTTTAGTGCACTTTTTTCTGCGATAGCAACAGTGATATTTTACGAAATCGTAAAAATTCACAAGTTGAAATATCCATTCTTAGCAGCGCTCACTTTTGCTTTTACTCCCATTGTATTTATAAGCAGTACCTATACTATTGATTACATGTGGACGATAGCATTTATTCTATTATCTTTTTTAGCACTATTAAAAAACAACTATTGGGTTTCGGGATTGTTCTTAGGATTTGCAATTGCTTGTCGAGTAACATCAGGCGCAATGCTTATTCCTTTTTTAATTTACACATGGCAAAACAATAAAACCTTTTATCTAAATTTTTTTAAATTGAGTATTGTATGCGTTCTCGTGAGTACACTATTCTACTTACCTATCTATATGCAATATGGCCAACAATTTTTCGATTATTACGACCAATTCCCCTACCCCTCTCTGCCCAAAGTGTTTTACAAAGCCTCCTTCGGAGTGTGGGGATTTTTAGGATTTATTTTAATTTGCCTTAGTTTTTCTGTTTTTCTAATCCGCTATTTGCGCAAGCTGCTAACAATTGATAGGCTTGGGAAAGCATCTTTGGTCGTTCTACTTTTATTTTGTATTTCCTACATTCGGTTACCTCAAAAAAGCGGGTACTTAATTACCATTATTCCTTTTACACTTATTTTACTTAACCAATTTTTAAGACCTCGACTATTTATTACACTTTGTATATCAATCATCAGTTCTTCTTTTATTCTGGGCATAAACATTACAGACAAATTGCGAGGTTCAGAACATTCTGAATTTGCATTAAAAAAAAGTATATCAGGGCAAGAAATTTACTTGGACCCTATAACAGGTCCTCTGTATGCAGATTACACAAAAAGAAAAAATAAAAAAAAGTACACAGAAAGTGTTCTTGCAAAATGCAAACAAGCTACCCAAAAGCAAGCAATCATTTGTGGTTGGTGGTATAACGAGTTAGTGGTAAGAAATGGCTTTTCAGTACAATGCAACAACGGCTTGCTTCTTGGTTATGCAAATGAGTTTAAAATGGATTCGCTAACTGCACAAAACTACCAACTTTATTACTTGCCCGAACAGAATATTTATAATGATTTGCTGTTTAATATTCATTTTACAGATACAATTGCCA